GAGGTCGGCGGCTACGACGAGCTGGTGATCCTCAAGGACATCCGGGTGGTCAGCTTCTGCGAGCACCACATGCTGCCGTTCCTCGGCAAGGCGCACGTCGGCTACCTGCCGCGCAACCGGGTGGTCGGCATCTCGAAGCTGGCGCGGGTGGTCCACGGCTTCGCCCGGCGGTTGCAGATCCAGGAGAAGCTGACCGCCGAGATCGCCGAGGCCATCCAGGACATCCTGCAGCCGAAGGGCGTGGGCGTGGTGATCGTATCCGAGCACAGCTGCATGACCATGCGGGGCGTGAACACGCCGGGCTCGCGCCTGACCACCAGCCACCTGCTGGGCGAGGTTCGGGACGATCCGCGCACCCGGACCGAGTTCTTCGAGCTGGTCCGGAACGGCGCCTAGAGCAGGCCGCGCGCCTCGAGCGCCGGCCGCAGGCCCGCCGGATCGGTGAAGTGGTGGACGTCGAAGCCCAGCGCCTCGGCCGCGGCGACGTTCCGGGCGCTGTCGTCCACGAACAGGATCTCGCCGGGCTCGAGGCCGAAGCGCTCGCACACGATGCGGAAGATGGCGGGATCGGGCTTCATCACGCCCTCGAGCCCCGAGGCGACCACGCCGCGCAGCCGGCCGAAGGCGGGACTGAGGGCCATCGTTCCCTCCAGGGTCTCGTGTGAGACGTTCGACAGGCCGTACTGGGGGACGCCCCGGGCGTGCAGGTCCTCGATGGCGGCTTCCGTCTCGGGAATCGCCCCCGAGAACATCTCCCACCAGCGGCTCTCCCAGGCGCAGATCGCCTCGGCGTGCGCGGGGAAGCGCTCGAGCAGCGGCGCACGGTTCTGCGCGAAGGTCACGCCGGCGTCATGGGCCACGTGCCAGTCCATGGTGCAGACATGGCTAAGGAACCGGTCGAGCTCGGCCGGTTCCTCGAAGATCTTGGAGTAGAGCGTGCGCGGATCCCAGCGCACGATGACGTTGCCGAAGTCCCAGAGGAGAGCCTTCGGCATCGACGGGGCGCTTAGCCCTGCTTGGCCTTGAAGCGCGGGTCGGTCTTGTTGATGACGTAGACCCGGCCCTTGCGGCGCACGAGCTTGCAGTCGCGGTGACGCGTCTTGAGCGACTTGAGCGAGCTTCTGACCTTCATGACCGTTACTTCAGAGGGCCTAGGGGCGGCCGGTTTCAACAAGAGGGCGCGCATATACGGGGGCAGGCGCCTTTCGTCAACCTGACGGCGTTGTGATTGGGGCGGCCGCCGACGCGGACTAGATATCGAATGATGCGCCGCCGTTACCTGCTCGCCCTCTACGTCCTGGCCGGATGCGCCACCCCGCCCAGGCCCGCCCCGCCCGTCACCCCGCCGCCGCCGCAGGCCGCCGCGCCCGCCCCAGCGCCGGCGCCGCCGGTCTCGGTGAAGCCGCCGACCGCGTCGGGGGACATGATCTTCGACGCCTGGGCCGCCGAGTTCCAGGGCCGCGCCCTGGCCGCCGACGTCCGCCCCGACGTGCTGGAGCGCGAGATGGCGGGCCTGACGCCCGATCCGCGCGTCGCCGGACTCGACAGCCGCCAGCCCGAATTCTCCAAGCCCGTCAGCGCCTACCTGAAGGGCGTCGTGACGGCCGACCGCGCCGCCATCGGCCAGCGCCGCCGCGCCGACGTGACCGAGTTCGCCGCCATCGAGGACCGCTACGGCGTCCCGCGCGAGATCCTGCTGGGCGTCTGGGCGCTGGAGAGCGGCTTCGGGGCCATCCAGGGCGACATGGACGTGATCCGCTCGGTCGCCACCCTGGCCGCCCAGGGCCGACGCCGGGCCTGGGCCGAGGGCGAACTGATCGCCGCGCTAAAGATCATCCAGTCGGGCGAGCACCCGCGCGCGCGCCTGAAGGGTTCGTGGGCCGGGGCCATGGGCCAGACCCAGTTCATCCCCACCACCTTCCTCTCCACCGCCGTGGACTTCGACGGCGACGGCCGGCGCGACATCTGGGGCTCGCGCGGCGACGCCCTCGCTTCGGCCGCCAACCTGCTGTCGAAGGCCGGATGGGTCCGCGGCCAGAGCTGGGCCCGCGAGGTGACCGTGCCCGCGGACTTCGACTTCAGCCTCACCGAAGGGCCGCGCCTGACGCCGGCCGAGTGGGCCGCCCGGGGCGTGACCCGCGCCGACGGCCAGCCATGGACCGACGCCGACCTGCAGGCGCAGGCCCAGCTCGTCGCGCCCGCCGGCGCCAGGGGGCCGCTGTTCCTGCTGTTCCCGAACCACTTCGCCATCCGCCGGTACAACAACAGTCTGGCCTATGCCCTGGGCGTGGGCATGCTGGCGGACAGCTTCCTGGGCATGAACGGGACCGTGCGTCCCTGGCCGGACGAGCAGCCCCTGTCGCTGGTGGACCGCATGACCGCCCAGCGCGCCCTGGCGGCCCTGGGCTTCGATCCGGGCGCGCCGGACGGGGTCGTGGGCATGAACACCCGCACCGCCCTGCGCAACTGGCAGAAGGCGCGCGGCGTCGTCGCCGACGGCTATCTCTCGCCCGAGATGGTCCGGCGCCTGAAGGCCGAGGCGGGCGTCAGTTAGCTGCCGCCCTCGTCGCGCTTCTCGAGGGTGGCGATGGCGGTGGCCGCGCGCGTGGCCGGCTCGGGGTCGGCATTGCGCAGCTGGCGGTTGCGGAAGGCGTAGACCAGCATCGCGCCCATCAGCACCGCGTTCAGCAGGAACGGCGCGGGCCCCACGTGCTGGTAGAGCCAGACGAACAGCGGGGCGAGCACCACGTTGATCCCGTTCACCGCCGCGATCGCGCCGGCGACGCGGGCCTGCTCGTCCATGTCCACGGCGATGGACGAGCCGGCGGTGAATCCGGGTCGGGCGAAGCCGAAGCCGAGGCTGGAGATCGCATAGCCGGCGACCACGATGTAGTAGTCCGGCGCCAGGGCCACGACCAGGTTGCCCAGCGCCGCCACCGCCACGCCCCAGCGCAGCAGCTGGCGCGGCGTCATCTGGAACATGCGGATCAGGCCCCACTGGGCCAGCAGGCCCGCGACGGCCCCGAACATCATGGCGATGGCGATGAAGTACTGGGCCTGGGTCGGCGACATGCCGAGCTTGTCGATGATCAGGAAGCCCAGGGTCTGGGCCTGCGCCGTCTGGCAGGTGGCGACGATGAAGCCGTAGAGCAGGAAGGGCGTGACCCGGGGATCGCGCCACATGGGCTTTTCCTTCGGGGCGCCGGCCACCACCGGCTTGCGCGGACGCCTGGCCTCGGCCGAGACGGGCGTCTCGGGCAGGTAGCGCCAGACCACGAACAGCATGGCCGCGGCGATCAGGGCGAAGGTGAAGAGCGGCCCGGCCAGGCCGATCACCGGATAGATGAAGAGCGGCGCCAGGAAGGGGCCGATGACGGTGCCGAGGCCGAAGGCGCCGGCCAGGCTGGCCATGGCCTGGGTCCGCCCTTCCGGCGGCGTGCGCTCGGCCACGTAGGCCTGGGTCGCCGGATTGGACGCGGCCCCGAACAGGCCGAACAGCGAGCGCGCCAGCAGGAAGAGCACGAAGATCACGATCGGCGCGGCCATGTGCCGGAGCCCGGCGCTGACCACCAGTCCGCACATGAACATCGAGACCATGAAGCCCGAGAGGCCGACCAGCATCAGCGGCTTGCGCCCATAGCGGTCGGACGCGCGCGCCCACCAGGGCGAGGAGACCGCCCAGAGCACCGCCGAGAGCGAGAAGATCGCCGCCACCATCGGGTCGGGGATGCCGATCGAGCGGCCGATGGCCGGCAGGACCGAGATCAGCCCCGTGTTCCCGAGGGCCGTGGCCAGAGAGACGCCGAAGATGATGGCGAACGGCCGGCGGGCCAGGCCCTGCGGAGGCTCGGGATTGGGCATCGTGGGCCGGGTTATGCCCGTCAAGCCCGCGCCCGCAAACCGGGAATGACGCTCACCCGCCATTAAACATTAACCGCCATGCTCCTCCGACCTTCGGGGGACCTGATGTTTCAGATCATCGGCATCGTGCTGCTGTTCGCTCTGGTGTTCGGCAGCTACATCATCTCGGGCGGCAACATGGGGGTCATCCTCCATGCGCTTCCCCATGAGATGATGGCCATCGGCGGCGCGGGCGTGGCCAGCTTCCTGATCGCCAACTCCCTGCCGGTGATCAAGGCGACGGTGGGCAACTTCGGAAAGGTGTTCGGCGGTCCCAAGTGGAAGGCGGCCGACTACCGGGACCTGCTCAGCCTGCTGTTCCTGCTGACCAAGACGATGAAGTCGAAGGGCGTGATCGCCCTCGAAAGCCACATCGAGAACCCCACCGAAAGCACGATCTTCACCCGCTTCCCGAAGATCATGAAGGACCACTTCGCCATCGACTTCATCTGCGACACGCTGCGGATGATGACCATGAACCTGGAGGACCCCCACCAGGTCGAGGACGCGATGGAGAAGCAGCTCGAGAAGCACCACCACGAGGCGCAGCAGCCGAGCCACGCCCTGCAGACGCTCGCCGACGCCCTGCCGGCCCTGGGCATCGTGGCCGCCGTGCTGGGCGTCATCAAGACGATGGGCTCGATCACCGAGCCGCCGGAAGTGCTGGGCGGCATGATCGGCTCGGCCCTGGTCGGCACCTTCCTCGGGGTGTTCCTCGCCTACGGCCTCGTGGGACCGATGGCCACCCGGATGCGCGAGGTGATCGACGAGGAGGGCTCGTTCTACCGGATCATCCAGTCGGTGCTGGTGGCGCACCTGCACGGCAACGCCGCGCAGATCTCGGTCGAGATCGGCCGGGGCAGCGTGCCCTCGGGCGCGCAGCCCAGCTTCATCGAGCTGGAAGAGGCCCTTTCCAACATCCCGAACGAGGCGTGACGCCCCGCCCCTGCGGGCGCCGTCATATGTTAAGAATTTCGATCACAAACGCGTGATTTTTCGCCTTGCGGAGCCGCCCTGCCCCGGCTTATTCCTCCGCTGCGCCCCTGGCCTGCTCCGCTGGCGAGGGGACCGCGAGTGACACTCAAAGAGGACTAGGGACATGACCAACGAAATGCTCCGCAAGCTGCTCGTCGCCGGCGCCGCTGTCGCCGCCCTGACCGTGGCCGCCTGCCAGAAGACCGAAACCACCGAAGCCGCTCCGGAAGCTGCTCCGGAAGCCGCCGAAGCTCCGGCCGCCGACGCCGCCGCCGCGACCGACGCTGCTGCTGCTGACGCCGCCGCCGCCGCCGAAGGCGCCGCTGCTCCGGCCGCCGACGCCGCCGCTGCGACCACCCCGGCCGCTCCGGCCGCGGACGCCGCTGCTCCGGCCGAGAAGCACTAAGCTTCTTCACGCGATTTCGCGTAAAGGAAGGGCCGCTCCCGAGGGGGCGGCCCTTTTCTTTTGGCCCATGACCGACGTCCCCCCGCCGCATAGCCCGCTCGCCTGGACCGACGACGGCCAGCCGCGCTCGCGGCTGTTCGGCGACGTCTACTTCTCCGCCCAGGACGGCCTGGCGGAGACGCGGACGGTGTTCCTGGAGGGCTGCGGCCTGCCGCAGGCCTGGGCCGGCCGGCGGCGGTTCACGGTGGGCGAGCTGGGCTTCGGCACAGGCCTGAACATCGCCGCCCTGCTGGATCTCTGGCGCCGCGAGGCTCCCGCCGGCGGCCGCCTGCACGTCTTCACCGTCGAGGGCTTTCCGATCACCGCGGAAGAGGCCGGACGGGCGCTCTCGCGCTGGCCCGAGCTGGCCGAAGCTGCGCAGGCGCTGGTCAGCCGCTGGCCGGGCCGCGCGCGCGGCGTCCACCGGCTGGAGCTGCCCGAGTACGCCGCCATCGTCGACGTGGCGGTCGGCGACGTGCGCGAGGCCCTGGAGGGCTGGACCGGCCGCGCCGACGCCTGGTTCCTCGACGGCTTCTCGCCCGCCCTGAACCCGCAGATGTGGAGCGACGAGGTCCTGGCTCTGGTGGGCGCGCGCTCGGCGCCCGGGGCGCGGGCCGCCACCTTCACCGTCGCCGGCCAGGTGCGCCGCGGCCTCGCCGCCGCGGGCTTCGAGGTCGAGAAGCGCCCCGGCTTCGGCCGCAAGCGCGAGCGCCTGGAGGCCCGCAGGCCTGGCGCGCCGGCCGACTTCGAGCCGGGCCGGGTGGCCATCGTCGGGGCTGGGATCGCCGGGGCCGCCGCCGCGCGGGCCGTGCGCGCCCTGGGCGGCGAGGCGCTGGTCTTCGACGCCGAAGGACGCGGCGCCGGCGGGTCCGGCAATCCCGCGGGGCTGGTGACGCCGCGGCTCGACGCCGGCCTCGGGCCTCCCGCCCAGCTGTTCGCTCGCGCCTTCGCCCGCGCCGTCGGCCTCTATGAGGCGCTGCCCGAGGCGATCGTGGCCCGCGGCGTGCTGCAGCTCGCGTCCGCCGAGCGGGACCCCGCCCGCTTCGGGAAGATCGCGGCCTCGGACCTCTTCGAGCCCGGCGCCCTGACCCTGCTGGAGCCCGCCGAGGCCGCCGACAGGCTGGGGGAGCCCGCCCCCGCGGCCCTGGACCAGCGGCCGGCGCTCGTGGTGGACCCTGCCCGCATCCTCGCCGCCTGGGCCCCGGACGTCCGTCCCGCCCGCGTGGCGCGGATCGAGCGGGCCGACGACGGCTGGCGCCTCATGGACCCGGAGGGGACCGAGATCGTCCGCGCGGGCGCCGTCATCCTGGCGGCGGCGCTGGACTCGCGGGACTTGGCGCCCGACGTGCCGCTGCAGCCGGTGCGGGGCCAGGCGAGCTGGGCGCGCGGGCAGAGCGTCGGTTCGGCCGCGGCCTGGGGCGGCTATGTCCTGCCGACCGGCGAGGGCGTGCTGTTCGGCGCCACGCACGACCGCGACGACGCCGGCCGCGACCTGCGCCCCGCCGACCACGCCCGTAACCTCGAGACCCTCGCCCGCGCCCTGCCCCGGCTCGCGGCCCGGCTTTCGCAGGGGCCGCTGGAGGGCCGCGCCTCGGTCCGCGCCGTCACGCCCGACCGCCTGCCGGTCGCGGGCGGGGCGGACGGCCGCTTCCTCCTGACCGGCTTCGGCTCGCGCGGGCTCTCCATGGCGCCGCTCCTGGCCGAGCACGTCGCCGCCCTCGCCCTCGGCGCGCCCTCGCCTCTGACCGCGGCCCAGCAGGCGCTGGTCGCGCCGGACCGCTTCGGCCGGCGCGTGCGTTCCTAACGAGCGGCGCGGACCCTATAGTGGCGTTGCTCGGGGGACGTCCTATCCGCCAGGAGGATCCGAGACATGAACTGGAAGATCGCACCCGTAGCCGTGGCCGCGGGCCTGCTGGCCCTGGGCGGCTGCGCCGCGCCCCGGGCCGCGGCGACGGCCGAGCCGGGCGCGCGGCCGGACCGCCAGTGCTTCTGGAACCACCAGGTGAACAGCTTCGCCTCGGCGGACAACCGGATCGTCAACGTGCGGGTCGGCGTGCGCGACGTCTACCAGATGGAGATGTTCGGCCCGTGCCACGACGTGGACTGGTCGCAGAAGATCGCGCTGGTCTCGCGCAGCGGCTCGATCTGCACCGGCTTCGACGCCGAGATCGTCGCGGAATCGCCGCTCGGGCCGCAGCGCTGCCAAGTGAAGAACATCCGCAAGCTCACCCCGGCCGAGATCGCGGCCCTGCCCAAGCGGGCGCGGCCCTGAGAAGGAAGCGCGCCGGAGAGGCTCCGGCGGCGCCAGTCCCTAGAACCGCTTGCGGACGCCGACCTTGAAGGTCCGTCCCAGCGGGCTGCCCGTGAACGGGTCGTAGCTGAGGTCCAGCCGGGCGAACGACGGGTCCTCATCGAAGACGTTGTCGACCGAGAGGGTGACCGTCGTGTCCCAGGGCAGGAGGACGCGGTAGTCGATCTCGGCCAGCCAGGTCTCGTCGATGGTCTTGCCCGGCCCGGTGATCGCCGCACGCTGGTCCACGTAGGAGTCGATGTAGTTCACCGTGAAGCGCAGGTTGTGCGGCCCGGTGGAGTACTCGACGTAGCCCGACCCCTTCAGTTCGGGCAGCGAGGTGGCGATCAGCTGGTAGTTGAGGAAGCCGGCCGCGTCATAGGCCTGCTCGACGGTGACGCCCTCCACTTCGAAGTCGTCGATCTTGTACTCGAGTGTGTAGGTCGCCGACAGGCCGGCCCGCAGGTTGCCCCCGAACACTTCGCCGAAGTCGTAGTCCGCCAGGACGTCGATGCCCGACGTCTTGATCTTCGGGCCGTTCACCCACTGCGTCCGGACCCGCGCGATCGTGGCGGTCGAGCAGGCGCCCTGGAAGTCGAACCGCGACTGCAGCCCGGCGTACTCGGCCGTGCCGCAGCGGGTGGTCGCCCCGCCCGGGAACATGGTGTTGACGATCGAGCCCGACGGCTCGCCGACGATCGGGTTGTCGAAGTCGAACCGCCACCAGTCGACCGTGGCCTTGAACCGGCCGACGTCGAAGATCGCGCCCAGGCTGAAGTTGTCGGCGGTCTCGGGCTCCAGGTCCGGGTTGCCGAACAGGTCGATGGCGCGGAACGAGCCGGCGATGAAGCTCAGCGCCGTCACGCTGCTGTTGTTCAGCTGGGTCAGCGGCGGGCCGCGGAAGGTGGTGCCCACCGAGCCGCGCAGGGCCAGCCAGTCCGCCACCTGCCAGCGCACGTTGGCCTTGGGATTGGTGGTGGTGCCCACCGCCTCGTAGTCCTCGTAGCGGATGGCCAGCTGCACCTGGATCGCGTCGCTGACCGGCACGCTGAGCTCGGCGAAGGCCGCCCAGACGTCGCGCGACAGGTCGGCCTCCTCCCCCGTGCCCAGGAACACCAGCGGGCCGTTGCGGACCGCGCACGAGCCGGTTCCGGTGACCGGGGTGTCGATGCAGGGGTTGGCGTCGATGTCGCTGAGGTCGTTGTACTCGGACTCGAACCCGTCGCGGCGGAACTGGAAGCCGGCCGCCCACCGCACCTCGCCGCCGGGCAGTTCGAAGCCCGTGGTCCCGTTCAGCACCGCGTCGGTGACGAAGATCCGCTGGGTCTGCTTGGTCGAGACCTGGTCGAAGAACCAGCGGATGACGTCCGGATTGTTGGCCGCCGCCGCGCTGAACTGCGGGTTCGACGCGCCCGAGACCGCGTTCGAGGCGAAGGCGTTCGAAAACGGGTTGAACCAGTAGCAGCCGATCGCCTCGTTGCCGGCGTTGGTGGTGAAGTTGTTGGTCTCTGCCGCGGTGCAGCCTCCGCCGGCTCCCGTCGCAGCGCTGCCGTAGCCGCGCAGCGCGAGCTGCAGGCGCGAGACGACGGTGTCGTAGCCGGTCCGCCAGCCGGTCTCCTGGCCGTAGGTGACCGCGACGTCGTAGCCGATGCCCATCCAGGGCAGGTCGCCGCGCAGGCTGCCCGAGACGCGGGCGGCCTCGTACTGGCGCATGCCTTCGGACGCCCCTTCGTTGCCGTCGAAGATCGGATTGCCGCCGAAGGACAGCGGCCGGTAGAACACGCCGGGGAAGTGAGCGCCCGTCGCGGCGGCCGGGATGGCTCCGGGGTTGGCGGCGCGATAGGCCACGAAGCCGGGGTTGTTGGCCGGCACGAACCAGCCGCGGAGCACCGCCGGCGTCAGCGAGCCCACCGTCGGGTTGGTGGTCGCCGTCGGCGTCTGCAGGGTCAGGTAGGACGGCGAGGTCTTCCAGTTGGGCACCTCGGTCTTGGCGTAGAGCGCCTCGACGTGCAGCCGGTGGCCCTCGGCGAGATCGGCGTTGAACTCGCCGTAGAGCTGGATGCGGTCCTCGGCCTCGGTGATGTTGTCGTACTCGATGTAGTGGAATCGGCACTGCGGCAGCGCCCCAGCCACCGGGATGCCGCCGAGCGGCGCGCAGCCCGCGTCGAGAACGCCCGCGCCGGCCGGAACCCACGCGCCCGTCGGCGTCTGGGCGACCGGCAGGAAGCCGGTGACGCTGGAGCCGCCGGACCAGCCGCCTTCGGGGTTCTCGGCGAAGGGCCGCACGGCCCAGTCGCGGTCGGTCACCTTCAGCTCGGAACGGTGCTGCCAGCCGGCGCTGAGCAGGATGTTGCCGTTGTCGAAGGTGTGGCCCCAGAGGAGCCCGCCCGTGTAATCGCCCTTCGAGCCGTCGATGTGCCGATAGCTGCCCGACACCTCCAGGCCGTCGAAGTTGGTGCGGGTGATGAAGTTGACCACCCCGCCGATGGCGTCCGAGCCGTAGGTCGCCGCGGCGCCCTCCTTCAGCACCTCCACCCGGCCGATGGCCACGGTAGGCAGGGTGTTGGTGTCGACGATGCCGGCGCCGGCCTGGCCGAACGGGTTGGGCGACATGCGCCGGCCGTTCAGCAGGACCAGGGTGCGCTGCGCGCCCAGCCCCCGCAGGTTGATCGAGCCCGAGCCCTCCGAGCCCTGGGCGCGGGTGTCGAACTGGTTGGTGTCGCCCAGCACGCCGCTGGAGACCGACAGCTGCTTGATGAGCTCAAGGGTGGACGGCGCGCCCTGACGCTCGATGTCGTCCTGGCTGATCACGTCCACCGGCAGAGCCGCATCCTCGGGCGTGCCGCGGATGAACGAGCCGGTGACGACGACCTCGCCGACCTGGGTTGGGGACTGCTGGGCCAGCGCCTGGCCGCCTGCGCCGAGGGCCGCGACAGCGGCCATGGCGGATACGCTGCAGAAGAACCTGCTCTTGGTCATTTGGTTTTCCTCCCCTCGGCGCCTCTGGACGGGCGGCCTGAGTGGCGGAATTACGGACCAAATGGCGGACCTGCGCCATACGTATTTCGCGGTTCGGCAAACACTGAAATGTGAACAGACCCGCCGGGACAACGTCTTGACCGGCAATGCTTTCCCTTCGAACGCCCGGTCTGCAGACCGGCCGGCACGCCGCTCGACCGCCGGCGGCGAACATACCGGAGTCGCGAAAAAGCGAGCGACGCCCGGAGGTTAGGCCAAGGCCCGGCCGCCGACCCACACTCCGCCCTTCAGCTCGGCCTTGCGCCGTCCTATGTGGGACGCAGCGCCGGCCTGACAGGCGCAGGACACGAGGGGACGGACATGACGCACAAGGGCCTGGAACTGCGCTCGCTGGTGAAGTCGGACGGCGAACTGGAGCTGTCGCTCGCCGAGGTGGAGGTTGCGGACCCCGGTCCCGACGAGGTGCTGGTGCGCGTCGAGGCCACGCCGATCAACCCCTCGGACCTCGGCCTGCTGATCGGTCCGGCGGACCTCTCCACCCTGAGGGCCGCGGGCTCGAAGGATCGGCCGGTGGTCACCGCCACCGTGCCGCCGGCCGGGCTGAAGGCGCTGAAGGCCCGGCTCGATCAGTCGATGCCGGTGGGCAACGAGGGCGCGGGCGTGGTGATCGCCGCGGGGGCCTCGCCCGAGGCGCAGGCGCTGATGGGCAAGACCGTCGCGATGATCGGGGGCGCCATGTACGCCCAGTACCGGATCGTCCGCGCGGCCGACGTGCTGGCGCTTCCCGACGATGCGACCCCCGCCGAGGGCGCCTCCTGCTTCGTCAATCCGCTGACCGCGCTGGGCATGACCGAGACCCTGCGCCGCGAGGGCCACAAGGCCCTGGTCCACA
The Phenylobacterium zucineum HLK1 genome window above contains:
- the folE gene encoding GTP cyclohydrolase I FolE is translated as MSDEKRRPSEAEALAAVRTLIEWAGDDPDREGLLDTPRRVVKSYKELFAGYETDPREYLQRTFDEVGGYDELVILKDIRVVSFCEHHMLPFLGKAHVGYLPRNRVVGISKLARVVHGFARRLQIQEKLTAEIAEAIQDILQPKGVGVVIVSEHSCMTMRGVNTPGSRLTTSHLLGEVRDDPRTRTEFFELVRNGA
- a CDS encoding HAD family hydrolase is translated as MPKALLWDFGNVIVRWDPRTLYSKIFEEPAELDRFLSHVCTMDWHVAHDAGVTFAQNRAPLLERFPAHAEAICAWESRWWEMFSGAIPETEAAIEDLHARGVPQYGLSNVSHETLEGTMALSPAFGRLRGVVASGLEGVMKPDPAIFRIVCERFGLEPGEILFVDDSARNVAAAEALGFDVHHFTDPAGLRPALEARGLL
- the ykgO gene encoding type B 50S ribosomal protein L36, encoding MKVRSSLKSLKTRHRDCKLVRRKGRVYVINKTDPRFKAKQG
- a CDS encoding lytic murein transglycosylase, with the protein product MRRRYLLALYVLAGCATPPRPAPPVTPPPPQAAAPAPAPAPPVSVKPPTASGDMIFDAWAAEFQGRALAADVRPDVLEREMAGLTPDPRVAGLDSRQPEFSKPVSAYLKGVVTADRAAIGQRRRADVTEFAAIEDRYGVPREILLGVWALESGFGAIQGDMDVIRSVATLAAQGRRRAWAEGELIAALKIIQSGEHPRARLKGSWAGAMGQTQFIPTTFLSTAVDFDGDGRRDIWGSRGDALASAANLLSKAGWVRGQSWAREVTVPADFDFSLTEGPRLTPAEWAARGVTRADGQPWTDADLQAQAQLVAPAGARGPLFLLFPNHFAIRRYNNSLAYALGVGMLADSFLGMNGTVRPWPDEQPLSLVDRMTAQRALAALGFDPGAPDGVVGMNTRTALRNWQKARGVVADGYLSPEMVRRLKAEAGVS
- a CDS encoding MFS transporter; the protein is MPNPEPPQGLARRPFAIIFGVSLATALGNTGLISVLPAIGRSIGIPDPMVAAIFSLSAVLWAVSSPWWARASDRYGRKPLMLVGLSGFMVSMFMCGLVVSAGLRHMAAPIVIFVLFLLARSLFGLFGAASNPATQAYVAERTPPEGRTQAMASLAGAFGLGTVIGPFLAPLFIYPVIGLAGPLFTFALIAAAMLFVVWRYLPETPVSAEARRPRKPVVAGAPKEKPMWRDPRVTPFLLYGFIVATCQTAQAQTLGFLIIDKLGMSPTQAQYFIAIAMMFGAVAGLLAQWGLIRMFQMTPRQLLRWGVAVAALGNLVVALAPDYYIVVAGYAISSLGFGFARPGFTAGSSIAVDMDEQARVAGAIAAVNGINVVLAPLFVWLYQHVGPAPFLLNAVLMGAMLVYAFRNRQLRNADPEPATRAATAIATLEKRDEGGS
- the motA gene encoding flagellar motor stator protein MotA translates to MFQIIGIVLLFALVFGSYIISGGNMGVILHALPHEMMAIGGAGVASFLIANSLPVIKATVGNFGKVFGGPKWKAADYRDLLSLLFLLTKTMKSKGVIALESHIENPTESTIFTRFPKIMKDHFAIDFICDTLRMMTMNLEDPHQVEDAMEKQLEKHHHEAQQPSHALQTLADALPALGIVAAVLGVIKTMGSITEPPEVLGGMIGSALVGTFLGVFLAYGLVGPMATRMREVIDEEGSFYRIIQSVLVAHLHGNAAQISVEIGRGSVPSGAQPSFIELEEALSNIPNEA
- the mnmD gene encoding tRNA (5-methylaminomethyl-2-thiouridine)(34)-methyltransferase MnmD; this translates as MTDVPPPHSPLAWTDDGQPRSRLFGDVYFSAQDGLAETRTVFLEGCGLPQAWAGRRRFTVGELGFGTGLNIAALLDLWRREAPAGGRLHVFTVEGFPITAEEAGRALSRWPELAEAAQALVSRWPGRARGVHRLELPEYAAIVDVAVGDVREALEGWTGRADAWFLDGFSPALNPQMWSDEVLALVGARSAPGARAATFTVAGQVRRGLAAAGFEVEKRPGFGRKRERLEARRPGAPADFEPGRVAIVGAGIAGAAAARAVRALGGEALVFDAEGRGAGGSGNPAGLVTPRLDAGLGPPAQLFARAFARAVGLYEALPEAIVARGVLQLASAERDPARFGKIAASDLFEPGALTLLEPAEAADRLGEPAPAALDQRPALVVDPARILAAWAPDVRPARVARIERADDGWRLMDPEGTEIVRAGAVILAAALDSRDLAPDVPLQPVRGQASWARGQSVGSAAAWGGYVLPTGEGVLFGATHDRDDAGRDLRPADHARNLETLARALPRLAARLSQGPLEGRASVRAVTPDRLPVAGGADGRFLLTGFGSRGLSMAPLLAEHVAALALGAPSPLTAAQQALVAPDRFGRRVRS
- a CDS encoding DUF6491 family protein, giving the protein MNWKIAPVAVAAGLLALGGCAAPRAAATAEPGARPDRQCFWNHQVNSFASADNRIVNVRVGVRDVYQMEMFGPCHDVDWSQKIALVSRSGSICTGFDAEIVAESPLGPQRCQVKNIRKLTPAEIAALPKRARP
- a CDS encoding TonB-dependent receptor; this translates as MTKSRFFCSVSAMAAVAALGAGGQALAQQSPTQVGEVVVTGSFIRGTPEDAALPVDVISQDDIERQGAPSTLELIKQLSVSSGVLGDTNQFDTRAQGSEGSGSINLRGLGAQRTLVLLNGRRMSPNPFGQAGAGIVDTNTLPTVAIGRVEVLKEGAAATYGSDAIGGVVNFITRTNFDGLEVSGSYRHIDGSKGDYTGGLLWGHTFDNGNILLSAGWQHRSELKVTDRDWAVRPFAENPEGGWSGGSSVTGFLPVAQTPTGAWVPAGAGVLDAGCAPLGGIPVAGALPQCRFHYIEYDNITEAEDRIQLYGEFNADLAEGHRLHVEALYAKTEVPNWKTSPSYLTLQTPTATTNPTVGSLTPAVLRGWFVPANNPGFVAYRAANPGAIPAAATGAHFPGVFYRPLSFGGNPIFDGNEGASEGMRQYEAARVSGSLRGDLPWMGIGYDVAVTYGQETGWRTGYDTVVSRLQLALRGYGSAATGAGGGCTAAETNNFTTNAGNEAIGCYWFNPFSNAFASNAVSGASNPQFSAAAANNPDVIRWFFDQVSTKQTQRIFVTDAVLNGTTGFELPGGEVRWAAGFQFRRDGFESEYNDLSDIDANPCIDTPVTGTGSCAVRNGPLVFLGTGEEADLSRDVWAAFAELSVPVSDAIQVQLAIRYEDYEAVGTTTNPKANVRWQVADWLALRGSVGTTFRGPPLTQLNNSSVTALSFIAGSFRAIDLFGNPDLEPETADNFSLGAIFDVGRFKATVDWWRFDFDNPIVGEPSGSIVNTMFPGGATTRCGTAEYAGLQSRFDFQGACSTATIARVRTQWVNGPKIKTSGIDVLADYDFGEVFGGNLRAGLSATYTLEYKIDDFEVEGVTVEQAYDAAGFLNYQLIATSLPELKGSGYVEYSTGPHNLRFTVNYIDSYVDQRAAITGPGKTIDETWLAEIDYRVLLPWDTTVTLSVDNVFDEDPSFARLDLSYDPFTGSPLGRTFKVGVRKRF